In a genomic window of Zonotrichia albicollis isolate bZonAlb1 chromosome 7, bZonAlb1.hap1, whole genome shotgun sequence:
- the PRLHR gene encoding prolactin-releasing peptide receptor has translation MMNSDNLTSQSFLSAIHSNTSNLFSGLQFVQSFKPLIIPCYSLVVFIGVIGNYLLIYVICKTKKMHNVTNFLVGNLAFSDMLMCATCVPLTLAYAFEPRGWVYGRFMCYFVFLMQPVTVFVSVFTLTVIAVDRYCATVYPFRRRLTIPICAYILAAIWLLSCTLAAPALVHTYHAEFPELDFSICEEFWFHMKRDRLAYAYSTLIITYVLPLAVISLSYLRISVKLKNRVVPGNVTQGQAEWDRARRRKTFRLLVLVVAAFGVCWLPLHIFNMIKDIDISLIDKQYFNFIQLLCHWFAMMSACTNAFLYAWLHDSFRGELKKMFAWRKKKIGPATNCIMASVVL, from the coding sequence atgatGAATTCGGACAATTTAACCTCCCAAAGCTTTCTCTCTGCGATTCACAGCAACACCAGCAATTTATTCTCAGGGCTCCAGTTCGTTCAGTCCTTCAAGCCACTCATCATCCCCTGCTACTCGCTGGTGGTTTTTATTGGTGTCATCGGGAATTACCTTCTCATCTATGTCATctgcaagacaaaaaaaatgcaCAACGTCACCAACTTTCTGGTAGGCAATCTGGCTTTCTCAGACATGCTCATGTGTGCCACCTGTGTGCCCCTGACCCTGGCCTACGCCTTTGAGCCCCGGGGCTGGGTTTATGGGCGCTTCATGTGCTACTTTGTTTTCCTGATGCAGCCTGTCACGGTGTTTGTGTCTGTGTTCACCCTGACTGTGATAGCTGTGGACAGGTACTGTGCCACGGTGTACCCCTTCCGCAGGAGGCTCACCATCCCCATCTGTGCTTACATCCTGGCTGCTAtttggctgctgagctgcactTTGGCTGCCCCAGCCTTGGTGCACACCTACCACGCTGAGTTCCCGGAGCTGGACTTCTCCATCTGTGAGGAGTTTTGGTTCCACATGAAGAGAGATCGCTTGGCTTACGCCTACAGCACCCTCATCATCACCTATGTATTGCCTCTGGCTGTCATCTCCCTGTCCTACCTGAGGATCTCAGTCAAGCTGAAGAACCGTGTAGTCCCAGGCAACGTCACCCAGGGCCAAGCTGAGTGGGACAGAGCCAGGAGGAGGAAGACTTTTCGCTTGCTGGTCTTAGTGGTGGCAGCCTTTGGAGTCTGTTGGCTGCCCCTGCACATCTTCAACATGATAAAGGACATTGACATCAGCTTGATTGACAAGCAGTACTTCAACTTCatccagctgctgtgccactgGTTTGCAATGATGTCTGCTTGTACCAATGCCTTCCTCTATGCCTGGCTCCATGACAGCTTCAGGGGAGAgctgaaaaaaatgtttgcctggaggaagaagaaaattggACCCGCTACAAACTGCATTATGGCCAGTGTGGTGCTGTAA